The following coding sequences are from one Longimicrobiaceae bacterium window:
- a CDS encoding response regulator transcription factor has translation MAQTEKRARIFIAEDNPILLQGLDRALTASGYEVATASCGEEVLAMIDGGQVDPDLLLLDVMMPGIDGFAVLRTLQAHPRGCKLPVLMITAATDEALRVAAREEGAVDLLIKPFRLGELLERIEAHVRRSDRKEGGQRKEGGQPGRGAPQIIHATRERPS, from the coding sequence GTGGCCCAAACCGAGAAGCGTGCTAGGATTTTCATTGCCGAAGACAATCCCATCCTCCTCCAGGGGCTGGACCGGGCGCTCACCGCAAGCGGCTACGAGGTGGCCACCGCCTCCTGCGGAGAGGAGGTACTCGCCATGATCGACGGGGGTCAGGTCGACCCGGACCTGCTCCTCCTCGACGTGATGATGCCCGGCATCGACGGCTTCGCCGTGCTGCGCACGCTCCAGGCTCACCCACGCGGGTGCAAACTCCCCGTGCTGATGATCACGGCGGCGACGGACGAGGCGCTGCGTGTGGCCGCCCGGGAGGAAGGCGCTGTCGACCTCCTGATCAAGCCGTTTCGCCTCGGCGAGCTGCTCGAGCGGATCGAGGCGCATGTACGTCGGAGCGACCGCAAAGAAGGCGGGCAGCGCAAAGAAGGCGGGCAGCCAGGACGAGGTGCTCCGCAGATCATCCACGCCACCCGGGAGCGCCCCTCCTGA
- a CDS encoding BlaI/MecI/CopY family transcriptional regulator → MKGPRFTARELDVMSVLWRQGSGTVAEVREQLPDELAYTTVLWVLQTLEEKGYVRHEREGRAHRYIPLVEPEEAGATALSRIVDKVFHGSAEQLLAQLVTERNLPAEELQRMRDLLDRRLAEAGGEE, encoded by the coding sequence ATGAAGGGACCCCGTTTTACCGCACGCGAGCTGGACGTGATGAGCGTCCTCTGGCGGCAGGGCTCCGGCACGGTGGCGGAGGTGCGTGAGCAGCTCCCGGACGAGCTCGCCTACACCACCGTGCTGTGGGTGCTGCAGACGCTGGAGGAAAAGGGTTACGTCCGACACGAACGGGAAGGACGAGCACACCGCTACATCCCGCTGGTCGAACCCGAGGAAGCGGGCGCCACCGCGCTGAGCCGGATCGTGGACAAGGTCTTCCACGGATCCGCCGAGCAGCTCCTCGCCCAGTTGGTCACCGAGCGCAACCTGCCCGCGGAGGAGTTGCAGCGGATGCGCGACCTGCTGGATCGGCGTCTGGCAGAGGCAGGAGGTGAGGAATGA
- a CDS encoding amidohydrolase family protein, producing the protein MTDMSPRPGPGYEGLRPSRGLRRLDLVAVLAGATVAVVFAGLPAHPLQAQVIAIEGGTVHTMTGPPLPNATVLIRDGRIAEVGTNVAVPADAVRIDATDRIVTPGLFDSGTHVGVVEIEAVEESDDSRGADQEDLVDAAFRVEDGLNPQSMVIPVTRSGGVTTVMARPDGGLFSGQGAVIDLAGERREDMVVRAPAAMFASLGETARSAVEGGRGETVMHFREVLEDARAYGENRERFEGGAFRELAVDRLDLEALQPVLAGEIPLVIEAHRASDIRTVLRLAEEYKFRPIIYGGTEAWMVADELAAANVPVIVKVLQNLPESFEKLGATYENAARLSRAGVTVAITTDDTFRAFTLRQEAGNAVAHGMDHAEALRALTLYPARIWGLEADYGSLEPGKVANVVVWDGDPLELLTSVTHLIIRGRQIPLESRETQLRDRYLDLGPERAYRP; encoded by the coding sequence ATGACTGACATGTCTCCCAGGCCGGGGCCCGGATACGAAGGTTTGCGTCCGTCCAGGGGATTGCGCCGGCTTGACCTCGTCGCCGTGCTCGCTGGGGCCACCGTAGCGGTGGTGTTCGCCGGGCTGCCGGCTCATCCGCTGCAGGCGCAGGTCATCGCGATCGAGGGTGGGACGGTGCACACCATGACTGGTCCGCCGCTGCCGAATGCCACCGTGCTCATCCGCGATGGCAGGATCGCGGAGGTGGGGACAAACGTGGCTGTCCCGGCCGACGCTGTGCGCATCGACGCCACGGATCGGATCGTCACCCCGGGGCTCTTCGACTCCGGCACCCACGTGGGGGTGGTGGAGATCGAGGCGGTGGAGGAGAGCGACGACTCGCGCGGCGCGGACCAGGAGGACCTCGTGGACGCCGCGTTCCGCGTGGAGGACGGGCTCAACCCTCAATCCATGGTGATCCCGGTGACGCGCTCCGGTGGCGTCACGACGGTGATGGCACGCCCGGACGGCGGGCTATTCTCCGGCCAGGGTGCCGTCATCGATCTGGCCGGCGAGCGACGTGAGGACATGGTTGTGCGGGCACCCGCCGCCATGTTCGCGAGCCTGGGAGAGACGGCCCGTAGCGCGGTGGAGGGTGGGCGAGGCGAGACCGTCATGCACTTCCGCGAGGTGCTGGAGGACGCACGGGCGTACGGCGAGAACCGGGAGCGCTTCGAGGGAGGAGCCTTCCGGGAACTGGCGGTCGATCGCCTCGACCTCGAAGCGCTGCAGCCCGTGCTCGCGGGGGAGATCCCCCTGGTGATCGAGGCGCACCGCGCGAGCGACATCCGCACCGTCCTACGGCTTGCCGAGGAGTACAAATTTCGTCCGATCATTTACGGCGGGACCGAAGCCTGGATGGTCGCGGACGAGCTCGCGGCCGCCAACGTGCCGGTCATCGTCAAGGTCCTGCAGAATCTCCCCGAGAGCTTCGAGAAGCTGGGCGCAACCTACGAGAACGCCGCCCGGCTCTCCCGCGCCGGCGTCACTGTCGCCATCACCACCGACGATACCTTCCGCGCGTTCACCCTGCGACAGGAGGCGGGCAACGCCGTCGCCCATGGGATGGACCACGCCGAGGCCCTCCGCGCGCTCACCCTCTACCCCGCGCGGATCTGGGGGCTGGAAGCCGACTACGGCTCCCTCGAACCCGGCAAAGTCGCCAACGTCGTCGTCTGGGACGGCGATCCGCTGGAGCTTCTCACCTCCGTCACCCACCTGATCATCCGCGGCCGGCAGATCCCGCTTGAGAGCCGGGAGACCCAGCTGCGGGATCGATATCTCGACCTGGGGCCGGAGAGGGCGTATAGGCCCTGA
- the gyrA gene encoding DNA gyrase subunit A has product MSSLPPEQKILPRLIEDEMRESFIDYSMSVIVQRALPDVRDGLKPVHRRILFAMHESGLTPNRPFKKSATVVGDVLGKYHPHGDAAVYDAMVRMVQDFSLRYPLVAGQGNFGSIDGDFAAAYRYTEARLAPIASEMLADIDKNTVDFAPNFDDRLQEPTVLPARLPNLLVNGSSGIAVGMATNIPPHNLREIVDACVFLIDNPEATVEQLRAFVRGPDFPTGGFVYGIEGIDEAYRTGRGRVVMRARATIEEQDDGRERIIVTEIPFMVNKARLITQIAELVRDKKIEGISDLRDESDREGMRIVIEVKRDAIPNIVLNQLYKHTQMQSTFGVIMLALVNGVPRVLSLKDMLRHFIDHRHDVVVRRTQFDLDKALEREHILEGLKIAVDNIDEVIAIIRGSETTEEAGERLRVRFQLTERQTDAILNMRLAKLTGLEIEQLEAELAEVRGLISELKGILESPARRYQIIKDELQEVADKYGDERRTEILGETGELSYEDLIADEEMVITISHAGYIKRMPVDAYRRQGRGGRGVAGMGTKEEDWVEQIFVANTHDYLLFFTRNGQCFWLKVYEIPQGSRTSRGKPIVNLINIDPGDRLAALVPVRSFSSDRYLMFATRKGVVKKTVLSAYGNPRVTGINAINIAPADELIDVQLTNGNNEIILATRGGLAIRFSESDVREMGRATTGVRGITLTGDDVVVGMVVAKAGTTLLVVTENGMGKRSEIEEYRLQRRGGKGVINVKTTAKTGLVVAIKPVVPDDELMLITRNGIVNRQSVNGIRVIGRNTQGVRLINLDANDQVVDVACVVSEEALDEVAEAAAAGDLEAVSGGAIEVVGDEEEE; this is encoded by the coding sequence ATGAGCTCTCTACCCCCCGAGCAGAAGATCCTTCCTCGTCTGATCGAAGACGAGATGCGCGAGTCGTTCATCGATTATTCGATGAGCGTGATCGTGCAACGTGCCCTGCCGGATGTACGCGATGGGCTGAAGCCGGTGCACCGGCGGATCCTCTTCGCGATGCACGAGAGCGGATTGACCCCGAACCGCCCGTTCAAGAAGAGCGCGACGGTGGTGGGTGACGTGCTGGGCAAGTACCACCCGCACGGCGATGCCGCGGTCTACGACGCCATGGTGCGGATGGTCCAGGACTTCTCCCTCCGCTATCCGCTGGTGGCCGGCCAGGGGAACTTCGGCTCGATCGACGGCGATTTCGCTGCCGCCTACCGGTATACCGAGGCGCGGTTGGCCCCGATCGCGAGCGAGATGCTGGCGGACATCGACAAGAACACCGTCGATTTCGCTCCCAACTTCGACGACCGGCTGCAGGAGCCGACGGTCCTTCCCGCGCGCCTGCCGAACCTCCTGGTGAACGGTTCGAGCGGCATCGCCGTCGGAATGGCCACCAACATCCCCCCGCACAACCTGCGGGAGATCGTGGACGCCTGCGTCTTCCTCATCGACAATCCCGAAGCCACCGTGGAGCAGCTCCGCGCCTTCGTGCGCGGCCCCGATTTCCCCACGGGCGGCTTCGTCTACGGAATCGAGGGGATCGACGAGGCGTACAGGACGGGTCGCGGGCGGGTGGTCATGCGGGCGCGCGCGACGATCGAGGAGCAGGACGACGGACGCGAGCGGATCATCGTCACCGAGATCCCCTTCATGGTCAACAAGGCCCGGCTGATCACCCAGATCGCCGAGCTGGTCCGCGACAAGAAGATCGAGGGCATCTCGGACCTGCGCGACGAGTCCGACCGCGAAGGGATGCGCATCGTGATCGAGGTGAAGCGCGATGCCATTCCGAACATCGTGCTGAACCAGCTCTACAAGCACACCCAGATGCAGTCCACCTTCGGCGTGATCATGCTGGCGCTGGTCAACGGCGTCCCGCGCGTGCTCTCGCTGAAGGACATGCTGAGGCACTTCATCGACCATCGGCATGACGTGGTGGTGCGGCGCACCCAGTTCGATCTCGACAAGGCGCTGGAGCGCGAGCACATCCTGGAGGGCTTGAAGATCGCCGTCGACAACATCGACGAGGTGATCGCCATCATCCGTGGCTCCGAGACGACGGAGGAGGCGGGTGAGCGTCTACGGGTGAGGTTCCAGCTCACCGAGCGTCAGACCGACGCGATCCTCAACATGCGCCTCGCCAAGCTTACCGGCCTCGAGATCGAGCAGCTCGAGGCGGAGCTGGCAGAGGTCCGGGGGCTGATTTCCGAGCTGAAGGGGATCCTGGAGAGCCCTGCGCGGCGCTACCAGATCATCAAGGACGAGCTGCAGGAGGTGGCGGACAAGTACGGCGATGAGCGGCGTACGGAGATCCTGGGCGAGACCGGGGAGCTCTCGTACGAGGACCTCATCGCCGACGAGGAGATGGTCATCACCATCTCCCACGCCGGCTACATTAAGCGCATGCCGGTGGATGCCTACCGCAGGCAGGGCCGCGGCGGGCGCGGTGTGGCCGGGATGGGCACCAAGGAAGAGGACTGGGTGGAGCAGATCTTCGTGGCCAACACCCACGACTATCTGCTGTTCTTCACCCGCAACGGCCAGTGCTTCTGGCTCAAGGTCTACGAGATCCCGCAGGGGAGCCGGACCAGTCGTGGTAAGCCGATCGTCAACCTGATCAATATCGATCCCGGCGATCGGCTGGCGGCGCTGGTCCCGGTGCGGTCCTTTTCCAGCGATCGCTACCTGATGTTCGCCACCCGTAAGGGGGTGGTGAAGAAGACGGTCCTGTCCGCGTACGGCAACCCGCGGGTCACGGGGATCAACGCGATCAACATCGCCCCGGCCGATGAGCTGATCGACGTGCAGCTCACCAACGGGAACAACGAGATCATTCTGGCCACGCGCGGCGGCCTGGCGATCCGTTTCTCCGAGAGCGATGTGCGGGAGATGGGTCGGGCCACCACCGGAGTGCGCGGCATTACCCTGACGGGAGACGATGTAGTAGTGGGGATGGTGGTCGCGAAGGCGGGGACCACGCTGCTGGTAGTGACTGAGAACGGAATGGGCAAGCGTTCCGAGATCGAGGAATACCGGCTGCAGCGGCGCGGCGGGAAGGGCGTCATCAACGTGAAGACCACGGCGAAGACGGGCCTGGTGGTGGCGATCAAGCCGGTGGTGCCCGACGACGAGCTGATGCTGATCACGCGCAACGGGATCGTGAACCGGCAGTCGGTGAACGGCATCCGCGTGATCGGAAGAAACACCCAGGGGGTGCGGCTGATCAATCTCGACGCCAACGACCAGGTGGTGGATGTCGCCTGCGTGGTCAGCGAGGAAGCGCTCGATGAGGTCGCCGAAGCGGCCGCCGCAGGGGACCTCGAAGCGGTGAGCGGAGGGGCGATCGAGGTGGTTGGCGACGAGGAGGAGGAGTAG
- a CDS encoding M56 family metallopeptidase codes for MITWMTYALIASALLAGAGVALEQATGLLRRPRRWGWLAVMLLAVGLPVLFRFLPAETPRPSRTAPMDPALLAELLAHAQAGQAEVGILDRILHAPAAGPILLTAWLTLTVAIGLTLWVAYHRLRRVRASGVPVQIAGFPAILTESTGPVVIGVGKPEIVLPRWIDLLSEEERKLVVRHEWEHMCAGDPRLLMLAAMLVAAMPWNLPLWWMRTRLRQALELDCDARVLASGADRRTYGTILIQTASRPGPAPLLAPALLEPPTLLERRIVAMTGRIPAHRRMRIAVASGLGALMFIVACEMTPRGGTPSPTEPQLADVLEPEAPGVSERVVIQMSADDSAGAIAHSLSPEGEVTVIRVGPDGDTTEIRDMRIKVSPLDELAQDGPQPLYIVDGERVESIEQLDPSRIVSIDVLKGPLALEQFGPDAENGVVQIQTGEPGGTVQRESSASVERERALEIARDGVGVRLEDREPGESRLQIFNPGNPDAQPLVIVDGKRGVSLDELDPARIDRIEVFKGSEAIERYGPEAKDGVIIVTTRSVARERASAATPVGVPNRVNAEAMIDPNGAPRLAAPPLAVRKVAPSAQAVAPTPGTPLRVKPASAPGEGYGVGANARAVKVADGQVANLPQAIAVPSEQAPDATAAPAVANVQAIAAQPGQPVKIVEDETVSSDAESEAR; via the coding sequence ATGATCACCTGGATGACCTACGCACTGATCGCCTCGGCGCTGCTCGCCGGGGCCGGCGTGGCGCTCGAGCAGGCTACCGGCCTGCTGCGGCGACCGCGCCGCTGGGGCTGGCTGGCGGTGATGCTGCTGGCGGTCGGCCTTCCGGTGCTCTTCCGTTTCCTACCAGCTGAGACGCCGCGCCCGTCGCGCACTGCCCCGATGGACCCTGCGCTACTGGCGGAGCTGTTGGCGCACGCCCAGGCAGGGCAGGCGGAAGTGGGCATTCTGGACCGCATCCTCCACGCCCCTGCCGCTGGTCCCATCCTCCTGACAGCCTGGCTGACTCTCACGGTCGCGATCGGGCTCACCCTCTGGGTTGCCTATCACCGGCTGCGACGCGTGCGCGCCTCCGGGGTGCCCGTGCAGATCGCGGGGTTCCCGGCCATCCTCACCGAATCCACCGGGCCGGTGGTGATCGGCGTGGGCAAGCCCGAGATCGTCCTGCCGCGCTGGATCGACCTGCTCTCGGAGGAGGAGCGCAAGCTGGTCGTCCGACACGAGTGGGAGCATATGTGCGCGGGTGATCCTCGCCTGTTGATGTTGGCTGCGATGCTGGTGGCCGCCATGCCGTGGAACCTCCCCCTCTGGTGGATGCGCACGCGGCTGCGGCAGGCTCTCGAGCTGGACTGCGACGCGCGCGTGCTCGCCAGCGGCGCCGACCGTCGTACCTACGGGACGATCCTGATCCAGACCGCCAGCCGCCCCGGTCCGGCTCCCTTACTCGCTCCCGCCCTGCTGGAGCCCCCCACCCTGCTCGAACGGAGGATTGTCGCCATGACTGGTCGCATTCCCGCGCATCGCCGCATGCGCATCGCCGTCGCCAGCGGGCTCGGCGCCCTGATGTTCATCGTCGCCTGCGAAATGACTCCGCGCGGCGGCACCCCGTCTCCCACCGAGCCGCAGCTCGCGGACGTGCTGGAGCCGGAAGCGCCGGGTGTGAGCGAGCGAGTGGTCATCCAGATGTCGGCCGACGATTCGGCCGGCGCGATCGCCCACAGCCTCTCGCCCGAGGGAGAGGTGACGGTCATCCGGGTGGGGCCGGACGGAGATACCACCGAGATCCGCGACATGAGGATCAAGGTATCCCCCCTCGACGAGCTCGCTCAGGATGGGCCACAGCCGCTGTACATAGTGGACGGGGAAAGGGTGGAATCGATCGAGCAGCTCGACCCGAGCCGCATCGTCTCGATCGACGTCCTGAAGGGCCCGCTCGCCCTCGAGCAGTTCGGCCCGGATGCAGAGAACGGCGTAGTCCAGATCCAGACCGGTGAGCCGGGTGGGACCGTGCAGCGGGAGTCGTCAGCGAGCGTTGAACGCGAACGAGCCCTTGAAATTGCGCGCGATGGCGTCGGAGTGCGCCTCGAAGACCGCGAGCCGGGCGAATCACGGCTCCAGATCTTCAACCCGGGCAACCCGGACGCCCAGCCGCTGGTGATCGTGGATGGGAAGAGGGGCGTCTCCCTCGACGAGCTGGATCCAGCGCGGATCGATCGCATCGAGGTCTTCAAGGGGAGCGAAGCGATAGAGCGTTATGGCCCCGAGGCGAAGGACGGGGTGATCATCGTGACCACGCGCTCCGTCGCGCGGGAGCGGGCGAGCGCAGCGACGCCTGTAGGTGTCCCGAATCGGGTCAACGCCGAAGCCATGATCGACCCGAATGGTGCTCCACGCCTTGCAGCGCCCCCTCTGGCGGTCCGGAAGGTTGCTCCCAGCGCGCAAGCGGTTGCTCCCACACCCGGGACGCCTCTGCGGGTGAAACCGGCGAGCGCCCCTGGCGAAGGTTACGGCGTGGGCGCCAACGCGCGTGCGGTGAAAGTAGCGGATGGCCAGGTAGCCAACCTGCCCCAAGCAATAGCTGTCCCGTCGGAGCAAGCACCTGACGCCACGGCTGCCCCGGCCGTCGCGAATGTACAGGCGATCGCCGCACAGCCGGGTCAGCCGGTCAAAATCGTCGAAGACGAGACGGTCTCGTCCGACGCCGAATCCGAAGCACGCTGA
- a CDS encoding DUF402 domain-containing protein, whose amino-acid sequence MTARVTIHYRRPPDRIQVFDQLVLERTPDCTVTFLPEAELPRPVAAAGRVILEPGAPVVWFTYPGLWHDIGRFHLANGEFTGYYANILTPVAMEDDRWETTDLFLDVWIPADGEAILLDEEELDQAVELGWVDAELAEKARSHARDLLSAARNGLWPPKHVELWTVDRARDVAERISN is encoded by the coding sequence ATGACCGCCCGGGTCACCATCCACTACCGACGCCCTCCCGACCGGATTCAGGTGTTCGATCAGCTCGTGCTCGAGCGAACTCCGGACTGCACGGTGACCTTCCTGCCGGAGGCCGAGCTCCCGCGCCCCGTTGCCGCGGCGGGCCGGGTGATCCTGGAACCCGGCGCCCCGGTCGTCTGGTTCACCTATCCAGGGCTCTGGCACGACATCGGCCGGTTCCACCTCGCCAACGGGGAGTTCACCGGGTACTACGCGAACATCCTCACGCCGGTCGCCATGGAGGACGACCGGTGGGAGACGACTGACCTTTTCCTGGACGTCTGGATTCCTGCCGACGGGGAGGCGATCCTGCTGGACGAGGAGGAGCTCGACCAGGCAGTCGAGCTCGGATGGGTGGATGCGGAGCTGGCGGAGAAGGCCCGCAGTCACGCCCGGGATCTGCTCAGCGCCGCGCGCAACGGGCTGTGGCCACCCAAGCACGTGGAGCTCTGGACCGTTGATCGAGCGCGCGACGTAGCTGAGAGGATCAGCAACTGA
- a CDS encoding amidohydrolase produces the protein MRSAAVILLLVATGCAGRGRTPSEAAAPVPGAAADPYPSTYSPLPSGPTLIRGGTVMTAAGEVIEGGSVLIENGRISAVATDLQAPAGATVIDATGRFVTPGLIDTHSHLGAYPSPAVDALADGNEATDPNTAEVWVEHSVWPQDPGFIRALEGGITTLQILPGSANLFGGRSVTLRNVPARTVQEMKFPGAPYGLKMACGENPKRVYGDNGRSPATRMGNIAAVRAAWIRAQEYQRRWDAWNRGSRSPGSMPTRDLELETLVGVLRGDILVHNHCYRADEMAWMIDVAHEFGYKIRSFHHAVEAYKIRDLLAREGIAASLWADWWGFKMEAMDFTRANIALVHQAGVRAIVHSDDPIGIQRLNQEAAKALRAGREVGIEISDDEALRWITANAAWALGIEEEVGTLEPGKRADVVIWSAHPFSVYARADQVLIDGAVVYDRLDPARQPRTDFELGLPSGRSDD, from the coding sequence ATGCGATCTGCCGCCGTGATTCTCCTGCTGGTGGCAACCGGTTGCGCCGGCAGGGGCCGTACTCCCTCCGAAGCCGCTGCACCCGTTCCCGGCGCGGCCGCCGATCCCTACCCCAGCACCTACTCCCCACTCCCGTCGGGCCCCACGTTGATCCGAGGCGGCACCGTGATGACCGCCGCGGGCGAGGTCATCGAGGGCGGCTCGGTCCTGATCGAGAACGGGCGCATCAGCGCCGTGGCTACTGATCTCCAGGCGCCGGCGGGCGCGACCGTGATCGATGCGACCGGCCGATTTGTCACCCCCGGCCTCATCGATACCCATTCACACCTCGGGGCATATCCGAGTCCCGCGGTCGATGCGCTAGCCGACGGCAACGAAGCCACCGATCCGAACACCGCCGAGGTGTGGGTGGAGCATTCCGTATGGCCGCAGGATCCCGGCTTCATCCGCGCGCTGGAAGGTGGAATCACCACGCTGCAGATCCTGCCCGGCTCGGCGAACCTCTTCGGCGGGCGCAGCGTCACCCTCCGTAACGTACCCGCGCGCACCGTGCAGGAGATGAAGTTCCCGGGCGCCCCGTACGGCCTGAAGATGGCCTGTGGAGAGAACCCCAAGCGGGTCTATGGCGATAACGGGCGCTCGCCCGCGACGCGGATGGGCAACATCGCCGCGGTACGTGCGGCGTGGATCCGTGCCCAGGAGTACCAGCGCCGCTGGGATGCCTGGAACCGTGGCTCCCGCTCGCCAGGATCCATGCCGACGCGCGATCTGGAGCTGGAGACTCTCGTCGGTGTTCTGCGAGGCGACATCCTCGTTCACAACCATTGCTACCGGGCCGACGAAATGGCCTGGATGATCGACGTCGCCCACGAGTTCGGCTACAAGATCCGCTCCTTCCACCACGCGGTGGAGGCCTACAAGATCCGCGACCTGCTGGCCAGGGAAGGGATCGCGGCCTCGCTCTGGGCGGACTGGTGGGGGTTCAAGATGGAAGCGATGGACTTCACCCGAGCGAACATCGCCCTGGTTCACCAGGCGGGCGTGCGGGCGATCGTGCACTCGGATGATCCGATCGGGATCCAGCGTCTGAACCAGGAAGCGGCGAAGGCGCTGCGCGCTGGTCGGGAGGTGGGAATCGAGATCTCGGACGACGAGGCGCTGCGCTGGATCACGGCCAACGCGGCGTGGGCCCTGGGGATCGAGGAAGAGGTGGGCACGCTCGAGCCGGGCAAGCGGGCGGACGTGGTGATCTGGTCCGCGCACCCGTTCAGCGTCTACGCTCGGGCCGACCAGGTGCTCATCGACGGCGCGGTCGTGTACGATCGCCTGGATCCGGCGCGACAGCCGCGTACCGACTTCGAGCTCGGACTGCCGTCCGGGAGGAGTGATGACTGA
- a CDS encoding gamma-glutamyl-gamma-aminobutyrate hydrolase family protein, with amino-acid sequence MRPRIAVTTSSHIAAEYRTPQVVLGSPYLEAVERVSATPLLVTPAHGKASIAELMELVDGLLLTGGEDIDPSRYGQRPHAKLETVNHARDVMELEVLRRALEARMPVLAICRGLQLLNVHFGGTLVQDLPSERPGGLIHEQQAPITDHWHGARVESGSRLARILGSESLQINSFHHQGIERLGAGLRPLAWAEDGLIEAVEAVDHPWVIGVQWHPERAEAEVPDTHTHPDWRLFSAFGEEARRFRSERVRAAA; translated from the coding sequence ATGCGACCACGGATCGCGGTCACCACCAGCAGTCACATCGCAGCGGAGTACCGAACGCCTCAGGTCGTACTCGGCAGTCCCTACCTCGAAGCGGTGGAACGGGTGAGTGCTACCCCGTTGCTGGTGACCCCCGCCCACGGCAAAGCCTCCATTGCCGAGCTGATGGAGCTGGTCGACGGCCTGTTGCTGACCGGTGGGGAAGACATCGACCCCTCACGCTACGGGCAGAGACCGCACGCCAAGCTGGAGACGGTCAATCACGCCCGCGATGTGATGGAGCTCGAGGTGCTCCGACGAGCGCTGGAGGCGAGGATGCCCGTCCTGGCCATCTGTCGGGGTCTACAGCTGCTCAACGTGCACTTCGGGGGGACCCTCGTTCAGGATCTGCCGTCCGAGCGGCCGGGTGGGCTGATTCATGAGCAGCAGGCGCCGATCACCGACCACTGGCACGGCGCGCGGGTGGAGAGCGGATCGAGACTGGCCAGGATCCTGGGGTCGGAGAGCCTGCAGATCAACTCCTTCCATCACCAGGGAATCGAACGCCTGGGTGCAGGGCTGCGCCCCCTCGCCTGGGCCGAGGATGGCCTGATCGAGGCTGTCGAAGCGGTGGACCACCCGTGGGTCATCGGCGTGCAGTGGCACCCCGAGCGCGCCGAAGCCGAGGTCCCCGACACCCACACCCACCCGGACTGGCGACTGTTCTCCGCCTTCGGGGAGGAGGCAAGGAGGTTCAGGAGTGAAAGGGTGAGGGCGGCGGCGTGA
- a CDS encoding vitamin K epoxide reductase family protein, with amino-acid sequence MALVLLALIGVFVAGYLTLHRFGYIGTLQCSVVGGCETVQASAYAFFPPRTVVQWGIPVALLGLIGYLTLFVVGLLGLQPRYVGSRTIARLLVLLSGGGLLFSFWLTYVEAVVLRAWCQWCVVSAVLITLIFLLSLLGLLRGPRRSPTN; translated from the coding sequence ATGGCGCTCGTTCTTCTCGCGCTGATCGGTGTCTTCGTCGCGGGGTACCTCACCCTCCATCGCTTCGGGTACATCGGGACCCTGCAGTGCAGCGTGGTCGGCGGATGCGAGACGGTACAGGCTTCGGCTTATGCCTTCTTTCCCCCACGGACCGTGGTCCAGTGGGGGATCCCCGTGGCCTTGCTCGGCCTGATCGGCTACCTGACCCTTTTCGTCGTCGGCCTGCTCGGGCTGCAGCCCCGCTACGTCGGGTCGCGCACGATCGCGCGGCTGCTGGTCCTGCTCTCCGGCGGGGGCCTGCTGTTCTCCTTCTGGCTCACCTATGTGGAGGCGGTCGTCCTGCGCGCCTGGTGCCAGTGGTGCGTAGTATCGGCCGTGCTGATCACCCTCATCTTCCTTCTCTCACTCCTCGGATTGCTACGAGGACCGAGGCGGAGCCCGACGAACTGA
- a CDS encoding DsbA family protein, which produces MKPFYVALAVVAVAGVAFILWQMRAGGSGGAATQPIPVQISDAELNSVQGISIGRQDAPVVIYEFADFQCPGCGQFATFTAPLIKERLVETGQVRFVYYDFPLPQHQHAFLAARAARCANEQGKFWEYHDVLYARQPTWAVLRNATDFFIDLAEEIGLDESAFSSCLRSDRYQEEVSRSIELGERLGVRSTPTLMVNMKRLPDVPDFSQLQQMVEQELGAPAAAADSAAGATAP; this is translated from the coding sequence ATGAAGCCTTTCTACGTCGCCCTCGCCGTCGTGGCGGTGGCAGGCGTCGCCTTCATTCTCTGGCAGATGCGTGCAGGAGGGAGCGGAGGCGCGGCGACGCAGCCAATTCCGGTGCAGATCAGCGACGCCGAGCTCAACAGCGTGCAGGGGATCTCCATCGGGCGGCAGGACGCACCCGTGGTTATCTACGAGTTCGCTGACTTCCAGTGCCCCGGCTGCGGACAGTTCGCCACGTTCACCGCCCCGCTCATCAAGGAGCGGCTGGTGGAGACGGGCCAGGTGCGCTTCGTCTACTACGATTTCCCGCTCCCTCAGCACCAGCACGCCTTCCTGGCCGCCCGCGCCGCGCGCTGTGCCAACGAGCAGGGCAAATTCTGGGAGTACCACGACGTGCTCTACGCCCGACAGCCCACCTGGGCGGTGCTGCGGAACGCAACCGATTTCTTCATCGACCTCGCCGAAGAGATCGGCCTGGACGAGTCCGCGTTCTCCTCCTGTCTGCGTTCGGACCGCTACCAGGAGGAGGTGTCGCGTAGCATCGAGCTCGGGGAGCGTCTGGGGGTGCGGAGCACCCCGACCCTCATGGTAAACATGAAGCGCCTGCCGGACGTTCCCGATTTCTCCCAGCTTCAGCAGATGGTGGAGCAGGAGCTGGGCGCGCCTGCCGCGGCGGCGGATTCAGCGGCGGGTGCCACCGCGCCGTGA